In the Streptomyces spororaveus genome, CTCGCCGGGCTCTGGGAGCTGCCCGCGGGCCGCCAGGCCCAGCAGCGCGGGTCCCGTCCTGCGATCAAGACGGCCGGGCAGCACCTCATCGACGGTCACACCGAGCTGGACCGACAGGTCATCCAGGTCGGCCAGGCCCTCGGTGTCGACCTGCCCAACCAGCCCTCCGCACAGCAGCAGGACTGGCTGGGCCAGATGAACCGGGCACGCGGCGAGGAGTACGAACGACTGTTCGCTCAACTGCTGCGCGCAGCCCACGGAAAGGTGTTCGCCCTGGTGGCCCAGATCCGGGGACAGACCAAGAACTCCATGGTCCGGGCCCTCGCCACGTCCGCCAACAACACGGTTCTGGACCACATCACGGTCCTCGAAGACACCGGACTCGTCGACTTCGACGCGCTTTCCAACAATGTCCAACCGACGAAGTGAAGTGATCGCATGAGTAAAAAGGGCCACAAACGCTCACGCTTGTCGAACAAGGTCCTTGGCGTGATATCCGCGCTCGTACTCGGCGGTGGCGGCGTCGCCGTCGTCGCCGGGAACGCGTCCGCTGGCCAGGACAAGGCGGGGGGCATGACGTCCACCATCGACTGCCCCGACGTGGGAGAGAAGCTCACCGCGGTCCCCGAACAGGCCAAGCCCGAGGTCGACGCGAACCTCGCCAAGCTGGACGACCAGGTCGCCGACGCCTACAAGCAGCTCGCCGCCGGGAAGGCGAAGGGCGACGCCGCCCTGCTCGGTGACCTGAAGCAGAAGCGGGACAAGACCATTGCGGGCGTGGCCGACGCGATCGGCCGCGCCGGCCAACGCCCCAACGAGATCCAGGGCTTGGCCGCGTGCACGATGAAGCAGACGGCTGCCGCGGACGACGGCGCGGCAGCGGCCGCGAGCAAGGGCGAGCAGGGCGCGGCCGCCCAGGCAGCCGCGCAGAAGGGTGGTCCGGCGAAGAACGACTTCGTCAACATCACCAAGATCAAGCCGAACGTGAAGAACCCCGCGCAGGCCGGAAACGCTTCGAGGGGTTCCTTCACCTCGCAGTGCGGCCGCAACGAGGAGAAGCACTTCAACCCCGACAACGTCATCGTCGCCCCCGGTGTCTCCAACGGCGCCCACCACATGCACGACTACGTGGGCAACAAGACCACCGACGCCTTCTCCTCGAACAACAGCCTCGCCGCGTCCGGCACCACCTGCAGCAACGGGGACCAGTCCACTTACTACTGGCCCGTGCTGCGGTTGCGCGACGGCAGGGTGGAGAAGGACGCCAAGGCGCCCGGCGGCGGCCAGGACGGCAACGTCGGCACCATCCTCCAGCCGAAGCAGGTGTCGATCACCTTCAAGGGCAGCCCGGTCGGCAAGGTCACGGCGATGCCCCGCTTCATGCGCGTCATCACCGGTGACGCCAAGGCCTTCACCAACGGCAACGGCAACGCCAACGCCTCCTGGAGCTGCACGGGATTCGAGAACCGTCAGCTGAAGGACAAGTACCCGGTCTGCCCGAAGGGCAGTGACGTGGTGCGCACCTTCAATTTCCAGAGCTGCTTCGACGGCAAGAACGTCGACAGCGCCAACCACCGCACGCACGTGGCCTTCGCGGACAAGAACGGCCGCTGCCCGAACGGCTTCAAGGCCATGCCGCAGCTGGTGTTGCGCCTCACCTACGGGGTGGCCCCGGGTGCCCGGTTCGCCGTGGACAGCTTCCCCGAGCAGCTCCACAAGCCGGCGACCGACCACGGCGACTTCATCAACGTGATGTCGAACGGCCTGATGAACAAGGCCGTGAACTGCATCAACAACGGGCAGAACTGCCGCTGACCCCCGCAGCGGGAGCTCCCCCTCCGCTCCCGGGCCGGACTCGCCTCTCCCCCATCCCGGCGTCCGGCCCGGGAAGGTGTTGGCCCGAAGCCGACTTCGGGCCAACACCGCACGTATATGTACGCCGCCGCCGAGTCCCGGCGGCGTACGCATGTGACGAGCCCGGCCCACGGAGTACCACACGGTACGCGTGGGCCGGGCTCGTCACATGCGTACGGTACGAGGGACCTGCCCGCCCGGCCCGGCCGGCGGCTCACCGAACGGCACGGCACGGGGCCGGTCCGGAACCGGTCCGGGCCCCGCGGCCGGCGAACGGCACGACCCGGCGCGACCTCGTACGCACGACACACGGTCCGGTTCGTCGGGCCGGGGCCCGGCCAGGCCCGGCCCCCGGCTCCCCAGTCCGCAGCCCGCAGCCCGCAGCCCGCAGCCCGCAGCCCGCAGCCCGCGGTACATGGACACAAAACAGCCCGGCCCGGTCCCGTGTACACGGGACCGGGCCGGGCTGTCGGCGGTTCAGAGGCCGTTGACGCGTGCCATCCGTCCGACGACCAAGGGGGTGAAGTCGGCCTGGATCACGCGGGCGGCCCTGCGGCCCACCCGGGAGTGCTGGCGGCGGACCTGGGCCATCAGCCGGCGGCTGCGCAGGGCCATCTCCAGCTCGAACCGGGTACGGGGGTCCCTCAGTCCGGTGCCGAAGAGCTTCTCCAGCTGACGCATGCGGTACCGCACGGTCTGCGGGTGCACACTCAGGGCCTTGGCGGCCTCGGGGGCTCCGCCGCCCTCCAGCCAGGCGAGCAGCGTCACCTCCAGCCGCTCGCTCTGGCGGGGGGTCAGGTCGGCCAGCGGCCGCAGCCACCGGGCGGCCAGCGCGTGGGCCAGGGGCTCGTCCTGAAGGAGCAACAAGGTCGAGAGGTGGTCGTCCACGAAGACGGGCCTGGTCTCCAGGCCGGGTCGGGCCGGTGTCAGCGCGGCCAGGCGGAGCGCCCAGCGCAGCGAGGAGGCAGTGTCGCGGAGCGGAACGGCGTGGCCCACCGCCGCGAACCGGCCGCGCAGCAGGTGTTCCAGCGGGGCGCGGTTGTCCGGGTCGGGGCTGGGGACGAGCAGGCACGGACGGCCCGCGAACACGCCGACGAGGCAGTGGTCCAGTACGGCGGCGAGTTGCTGGGTCTCGCCGGGCGTGGCGGGCACGATGGCCCGTACGGCGAGCGGAAGGGGCCATCCGGCCGCCTCCGCGAGCTCACTGAGGGACATCTCTGACGCGTCCCTGTCATCCGTGAGCGTTTTGAAGAGGTCGTGCCGCGCCCGGTCGCTCTCGCGGACGCCTTCGTGCCGGGCGTCGTGCCGGCTTTCCTGTCGGGCTTCACGCAGACCCGCGCGCCGGGCCTCTCGCAGACCGTCGTCGCGGACCTCGCGAATGCCTTCGTCGCGGACCTCGCGGAGACCTCGGTGACGGACCTCGTGACGCGCCTCGCGGAGGCCTTCGTGCCGGCCTTCGTGGGTGACGTCGCATTCGCCCCTGGCCGCGAGCCCGACCTCGATCCCTTGCTCGACCTTGCTGTCGAACTGGCCCTCGGTCTTGACCTGGTTCTCGATCTTGTCCTCGCTCTCGGCCTGTTCATCGTGCTCGTCCGGTGCTTGTTCCCGGGGCTGTTCCTGGTAGCCGAGGACGGTGAGGAGAGCCTCTTCCACCCGCTGCCGGAACAACTCGTCATCAATGGCATCGTTGTCATCGATAAGTGCGGAAAATTCCGGAATTCCATGCAGAAGCTCCTCCACTATCTCGCCGGCCAGCGCAGGCAGTTCCCTGCGCAGGACGCGCGTCCACTCGCCACGCGGGCGGGACCAGATGCGGTTCAGAAGTTCACACATCGTTTTCCTCGTTCGTGCCGGGGTGAGGCTTGTCAGGGGAAGAGCGGCAAGCCCGCCGAGGTTGCCTCCAACGCCAACATGCGCGTCTGACGCATGAGTTGCGGCCCTCGTACTCCCTCCTGGAGAGGTCCGAACACTTACCGTCCCGCCCCTTTGCCGATTCTTTGCCGTTGGGGACGCGTAGATGACGGGCGGCGCGGTGGCCTGTCGCAACCTCCGCTGGAGGGGAATCTTCCGGT is a window encoding:
- a CDS encoding DUF1996 domain-containing protein — translated: MSKKGHKRSRLSNKVLGVISALVLGGGGVAVVAGNASAGQDKAGGMTSTIDCPDVGEKLTAVPEQAKPEVDANLAKLDDQVADAYKQLAAGKAKGDAALLGDLKQKRDKTIAGVADAIGRAGQRPNEIQGLAACTMKQTAAADDGAAAAASKGEQGAAAQAAAQKGGPAKNDFVNITKIKPNVKNPAQAGNASRGSFTSQCGRNEEKHFNPDNVIVAPGVSNGAHHMHDYVGNKTTDAFSSNNSLAASGTTCSNGDQSTYYWPVLRLRDGRVEKDAKAPGGGQDGNVGTILQPKQVSITFKGSPVGKVTAMPRFMRVITGDAKAFTNGNGNANASWSCTGFENRQLKDKYPVCPKGSDVVRTFNFQSCFDGKNVDSANHRTHVAFADKNGRCPNGFKAMPQLVLRLTYGVAPGARFAVDSFPEQLHKPATDHGDFINVMSNGLMNKAVNCINNGQNCR
- a CDS encoding DUF4142 domain-containing protein; the encoded protein is MATRYTIGSGLVITALALTLIALLIPVNSFGSRPTAAVAGPAGDDDGGGTLSTAYGPLTAADRDFIRKVRLAGLWELPAGRQAQQRGSRPAIKTAGQHLIDGHTELDRQVIQVGQALGVDLPNQPSAQQQDWLGQMNRARGEEYERLFAQLLRAAHGKVFALVAQIRGQTKNSMVRALATSANNTVLDHITVLEDTGLVDFDALSNNVQPTK
- a CDS encoding PucR family transcriptional regulator, translating into MSLSELAEAAGWPLPLAVRAIVPATPGETQQLAAVLDHCLVGVFAGRPCLLVPSPDPDNRAPLEHLLRGRFAAVGHAVPLRDTASSLRWALRLAALTPARPGLETRPVFVDDHLSTLLLLQDEPLAHALAARWLRPLADLTPRQSERLEVTLLAWLEGGGAPEAAKALSVHPQTVRYRMRQLEKLFGTGLRDPRTRFELEMALRSRRLMAQVRRQHSRVGRRAARVIQADFTPLVVGRMARVNGL